The following are from one region of the Penaeus vannamei isolate JL-2024 chromosome 28, ASM4276789v1, whole genome shotgun sequence genome:
- the LOC113828950 gene encoding eukaryotic translation initiation factor 3 subunit G isoform X2, producing MNDEGKKVKIISYYRIEKHRVARTIAERKTWRKYGLSKNDKPGPNPATTITAEDVFMHFLSNKDEEQNEQEEIKKKLLDQQKGQVKCRLCKEDHWTKQCPYKDKLEPLRSSLLGEEAAEEETPAQATPAEKPKIGGVTQGKYIPPSMRDGGSKKGESMMSSRGRDETATVRVTNLSENTREQDLQDLFRPFGDISRIFLAKDKNTGQSKGFAFINFKRREDAAKAIQVLNGYGYDHLILSVEWAKPSGTQ from the exons ATTATCAGCTACTACCGCATTGAAAAGCACCGTGTGGCCAGAACCATTGCGGAGAGGAAGACTTGGCGCAAATATGGGTTGAGCAAGAATGACAAACCTGGACCAAACCCAGCCACTACAATCACGGCTGAGGACGTCTTCATGCAC TTCCTGAGCAACAAAGACGAGGAGCAGAATGAACAGGAGGAGATTAAGAAGAAACTGCTGGACCAGCAGAAGGGCCAAGTGAAGTGCCGTCTCTGCAAGGAAGACCATTGGACCAAGCAGTGCCCCTACAAGGACAAGCTGGAGCCCCTGCGTTCATCCCTACTG GGAGAAGAGGCAGCGGAGGAGGAGACCCCAGCCCAGGCCACCCCAGCAGAGAAGCCCAAGATCGGTGGTGTGACACAGGGCAAATACATCCCACCATCTATGAGGGACGGAGGTTCCAAGAAGGGAGAGTCTATGATGTCATCTCGTGGCAGGG ACGAGACTGCCACTGTGCGTGTGACCAACCTCTCGGAGAACACCAGAGAACAGGATTTGCAGGATCTGTTCCGCCCCTTCGGAGACATCAGCCGTATCTTCTTGGCCAAGGACAAGAACACTGGCCAGTCCAAGGGCTTTGCTTTCATCAATTTCAAG AGACGGGAAGATGCTGCTAAGGCTATACAAGTTCTTAATGGATATGGGTATGACCATCTGATTCTGAGCGTTGAATGGGCCAA ACCCTCTGGTACCCAGTGA
- the LOC113828957 gene encoding ATP-binding cassette sub-family G member 5, with translation MMNSEFVLELISVFHTGPVEPGSCVQKLVGNVPTGVILKDVSLEVHGGELMAVLGSKGSGKRALLEVISRRAQGPTRGQILLNHVPMSLRLFQDSCGYVTHKTQLLEGLTAKQTLEYAAKLSLSSKIGSTMRANRVRQVLADLALSQVANRSVDLLTPSEYRRLVIGVQLIKDPLVLLLDEPAWGLDPLNTYFVISILSNHAKKYNRIILVTMEKPRSDIMPFLDRVSYLCLGDVVYTGSTRLMIDYFRSIGFPCPELENPLMYYLCLSTVDRRSRERFIDSNNQIAALVEKFKLEGGPYRKYSGPPPDMDHSEHKVPLSAYGRPSVFSAMTAIFGRAFTMMSPCSYMGIQQLFFRLLMLPAFFFLLWNFYWEIEDYQRSFQSRGGLIFNCVAGTAYLATAATSKTFAQHRTRYYHEAREGLYRGPLFITTYNLFSLPVSYINVMAASAIVFFGLGLGDTAVQGPDWMGWLIFGSVLWAVWAFVEQQTVALMMVVKSSYSAAAASIALTTFYLLVASATLRSLVGLPDWLYYLSHVIVYRYVAAVLHEQTFLDKLPNLPVNATSVCPDNNAEYGCRYRNGTYYLLERYHFPQNGLDLGRQDLDLWSNFGLSFAFFGGMLTLNLILYLVPLPAFIKSKFRD, from the exons ATGATGAATTCCGAGTTTGTTTTAGAGCTTATTAGCGTCTTCCACACGGGGCCG GTGGAGCCGGGGTCGTGCGTGCAGAAGCTGGTGGGCAACGTACCTACGGGAGTCATTCTCAAGGATGTGTCTCTGGAGGTGCATGGCGGGGAGCTCATGGCCGTCCTCGGGTCGAAGG GAAGCGGCAAGCGCGCCCTCCTGGAGGTCATCTCCCGCCGCGCCCAGGGCCCAACCCGCGGCCAGATCCTCCTGAACCACGTGCCCATGTCCCTCAGACTCTTCCAGGACTCCTGCGGCTACGTCACTCACAAGACCCAGCTGCTGGAGGGACTCACCGCCAAGCAGACCCTCGAGTACGCCGCCAAGCTGTCTCTCAGTTCCAAG ATCGGGAGCACCATGCGGGCGAATCGAGTGCGTCAGGTGCTGGCCGACCTGGCTCTGTCCCAGGTGGCGAACCGGTCGGTGGACTTGCTCACCCCGTCGGAGTACAGGCGGCTCGTCATCGGCGTCCAGCTGATCAAGGATCCAC TCGTGCTCCTGCTGGACGAACCCGCGTGGGGCCTCGATCCCCTCAATACCTACTTCGTCATTTCGATCCTGAGCAACCACGCCAAGAAATACAACCGCATTATTCTCGTCACGATGGAGAAGCCAag GTCGGACATCATGCCCTTTCTAGACCGCGTGAGCTACCTGTGCCTCGGTGACGTCGTCTACACAGGCTCCACGCGGCTTATGATCGACTACTTCAGGAGCATCGGATTCCCTTGCCCCGAGCTCGAGAACCCGCTTATGTACTACC TGTGTCTATCGACGGTTGACCGGCGCTCGCGAGAACGCTTCATCGATTCGAACAACCAGATCGCGGCTTTGGTCGAGAAGTTCAAACTGGAGGGCGGTCCTTATCGCAAATATTCCGGTCCGCCGCCGGATATGGATCACTCAGAACACAAAGTCCCCTTGTCGGCTTACGGAAGACCAAGTGTGTTTTCCGCCATGACGGCTATATTCGG ACGAGCGTTTACCATGATGTCTCCCTGTAGTTATATGGGGATCCAGCAGCTGTTTTTCAGACTGCTCATGTTGCCtgcgttcttcttccttttgtggaACTTCTATTGGGAAATTGAG GACTACCAGCGCTCCTTCCAGAGTAGAGGCGGTCTTATCTTCAATTGTGTTGCTGGAACTGCTTATCTTGCTACAGCTGCTACCTCAAAAACAT TCGCTCAGCACCGCACACGGTATTACCACGAGGCTCGGGAAGGCCTGTACCGAGGGCCGCTCTTCATCACCACCTACAACCTGTTCTCCTTACCTGTATCGTACATCAACGTCATGGCTGCCTCTGCTATAGTCTTCTT TGGCCTCGGACTCGGGGACACAGCAGTCCAGGGTCCGGACTGGATGGGCTGGCTGATCTTCGGGTCGGTGTTATGGGCGGTTTGGGCATTCGTGGAGCAACAGACTGTCGCCCTTATGATGGTCGTCAAATCGTCCTATAGTGCTGCCGCTGCCTCGATAGCGCTCACGACTTTCTACCTCCTTGTGGCTTCGGCGACGCTAAG GTCGCTCGTGGGATTACCCGACTGGCTGTACTACCTCAGCCACGTGATCGTATACCGCTACGTCGCCGCCGTCCTGCACGAACAGACCTTCCTCGACAAGCTGCCCAATCTCCCCGTCAACGCCACCTCCGTTTGCCCCGATAACAACGCCGAGTACGGATGCCGATACCGCAACGGAACCTACTACCTGCTCGAGCGCTACCACTTCCCTCAGAACGGCCTGGACCTCGGCCGCCAGGACCTCGATCTGTGGTCCAACTTCggcctctccttcgccttcttcgggGGGATGTTGACGCTCAACCTCATCCTGTACTTGGTGCCGCTCCCTGCATTTATCAAATCCAAATTTAGGGActga